The following are encoded in a window of Flavobacterium cupriresistens genomic DNA:
- a CDS encoding EamA family transporter: MKTTKYYLAAITAYTIWGFFSLALKPIHDYPSLDILFNRVFSCSILMLLIVFIFKRKRIKETIEIFKALSKAEKRKTILLNFGGSTFLMANWFTFIYVMNHVSVKATSLAYLVCPILTTLLAYFLLHEKLSKVQWVSVGLSVSGCLLLSYADIMDMFFSIIIGLTYAGYLVSQRVNKGFDKFITLTFHITFAAIVLLPFYPFYSGPVPTEFKFYLCIETIAVLFTIFPLFLNLYALSGINSSTVGMLLNINPMIAFGLANFVYHEKISSLQIGAYGIIFMAVLVFNSHHLFAIRQKWILASKNT, encoded by the coding sequence GTGAAAACAACAAAATATTACTTAGCAGCCATTACAGCTTATACGATTTGGGGATTTTTTAGCTTAGCGCTAAAGCCAATTCATGACTATCCTTCTTTAGATATTTTATTCAATCGCGTTTTTAGTTGTAGCATTCTAATGTTATTGATTGTCTTTATTTTTAAAAGAAAAAGAATAAAAGAGACGATAGAAATTTTTAAAGCATTATCAAAAGCAGAAAAAAGAAAGACTATTTTATTAAACTTCGGAGGTAGTACTTTTCTAATGGCCAATTGGTTTACGTTTATCTATGTAATGAATCATGTTAGTGTAAAAGCAACTTCGCTGGCGTATTTGGTGTGCCCAATTCTAACCACGTTGTTGGCTTATTTTCTTTTGCATGAAAAACTTTCTAAAGTACAGTGGGTTTCTGTTGGACTAAGCGTTTCAGGCTGTTTGTTATTGTCTTATGCCGATATAATGGACATGTTTTTTAGTATAATAATTGGTTTGACCTATGCGGGTTATTTAGTAAGCCAACGAGTAAATAAAGGTTTTGATAAATTTATTACACTTACATTTCACATTACTTTTGCAGCAATTGTTTTATTGCCTTTTTATCCGTTTTACAGTGGACCGGTTCCAACAGAGTTTAAATTCTACTTGTGTATAGAGACAATAGCAGTTCTGTTTACTATTTTTCCGTTATTCTTAAATCTGTATGCGCTTTCCGGAATTAATTCCTCTACAGTTGGAATGCTTTTAAACATCAATCCAATGATTGCTTTTGGTCTGGCAAATTTTGTGTACCACGAAAAAATAAGCAGTTTACAGATTGGTGCGTACGGGATTATTTTTATGGCAGTATTGGTATTTAATTCACATCACCTTTTTGCAATAAGACAAAAATGGATTCTTGCATCGAAAAACACATAA
- a CDS encoding acyl-CoA dehydrogenase codes for MKNTKLQAFIPLFYLVWSDDLLTQKEFATLKEFIVAKTGISPEDQEYLLSKIDISNPPSRNELEQWKSDIAKTIQNKPAIKTIFELAGALSEKDSAIYVAEADFLKLENDLGILGEEVIQNFKTRTGSFTASSQTTSNFDIQKITTLLDGKEAVIIKKVKSIISKPEFAYETSTDINVYRQTVYNWCKILAGENLGNMAYPKQYGGGENIADYFAIMETLSYHDLSLVIKFGVQFGLWGMSVQSLGTEKHYAKYLKDIGSLKLPGCFAMTETHHGSNVKGLETTATYQHNNQTFIIHTPNKNAQKEYIGNAAVHGQMATVFAKLIIDDHDYGVNAFIVPLRDTNGNTLKGVTIGDCGHKMGLNGVDNGTISFDQVEIPKENMLDRFASVNDKGEFESPIPSDNRRFFTMLGTLVGGRIGIPRSALAAAKSGLTIAIRYSDQRRQFGPEGGSEVPILNYRMHQRRLLPHLAKTYAVHFALQYLTNRFLNRTESEMQEIEALAAGMKSYSTWSTRDILQECREACGGKGYLSENRINALKNDTEIYTTFEGDNTVLMQLVAKNRLSEFRKAFGEMGSLGIINYVYENAKSAIAEKNPIATRKTDEEHLLDGAFHLLAFQHREKTILASAAKRIKKLVEEGLEAYDAFNVVQHQMIDVAQAYLERVVLEQFQAAIQTVEDENSKAILIKLNQLYALSQIEKNKAWYLEDGYMEAVKTKAIRKMVNQLCWDIRPDAVALVNAFDIPESCLAAPIAVKSN; via the coding sequence ATGAAAAACACCAAGCTCCAAGCCTTTATACCGTTATTTTATCTAGTATGGTCCGATGATCTTTTGACCCAAAAAGAGTTTGCCACTTTAAAAGAATTTATCGTTGCAAAAACAGGAATTTCGCCCGAAGACCAAGAGTATCTTTTGTCTAAAATTGACATTTCAAATCCGCCTTCGCGAAATGAATTAGAACAATGGAAATCAGATATAGCGAAAACCATTCAAAATAAACCTGCCATTAAAACTATTTTTGAACTTGCCGGAGCGCTTTCAGAAAAGGATTCTGCGATCTATGTAGCAGAGGCTGATTTTTTAAAATTAGAAAATGACCTTGGAATTTTGGGAGAAGAAGTAATTCAGAACTTTAAAACCAGAACAGGTTCTTTTACCGCCAGTTCTCAAACCACTTCTAATTTTGATATCCAAAAAATAACAACACTTTTGGATGGTAAAGAAGCGGTAATCATTAAAAAGGTAAAATCGATTATTTCAAAACCCGAATTTGCTTACGAAACTTCAACCGATATCAATGTCTATCGTCAAACCGTATACAATTGGTGTAAAATTTTAGCCGGTGAAAATCTCGGAAATATGGCCTATCCAAAACAATATGGAGGAGGAGAAAACATAGCGGACTATTTTGCCATAATGGAAACACTCAGTTATCACGATTTGAGTCTTGTAATTAAGTTTGGAGTCCAATTTGGACTTTGGGGAATGAGTGTTCAGTCGCTGGGAACAGAGAAACATTACGCAAAATATTTAAAAGATATCGGTTCCTTAAAGCTTCCGGGCTGTTTTGCCATGACCGAAACACATCACGGTTCCAATGTAAAAGGACTTGAAACTACAGCAACTTACCAGCATAACAATCAAACTTTTATCATTCATACGCCAAACAAAAATGCTCAAAAAGAATATATCGGTAACGCTGCAGTTCACGGTCAAATGGCAACCGTTTTCGCTAAACTGATTATTGACGATCATGATTATGGTGTAAATGCTTTTATAGTTCCTTTACGCGACACAAACGGAAATACCTTAAAAGGAGTTACCATCGGAGATTGCGGACACAAAATGGGACTGAATGGTGTCGATAACGGAACAATTAGTTTTGATCAGGTTGAAATTCCAAAAGAAAATATGCTCGATCGTTTTGCCTCTGTAAATGACAAAGGTGAATTCGAAAGCCCGATTCCAAGTGATAACAGACGTTTTTTTACGATGTTGGGAACTTTGGTCGGAGGGCGAATTGGTATTCCACGTTCGGCTTTGGCTGCTGCTAAATCGGGGCTTACGATCGCAATTCGGTATAGCGATCAACGCCGACAATTTGGCCCTGAAGGCGGTTCTGAAGTGCCGATTCTGAATTACCGTATGCACCAACGCAGGTTATTGCCTCATTTAGCCAAAACATACGCCGTACATTTTGCTTTGCAATACCTGACGAATCGTTTTCTGAACCGAACTGAATCAGAAATGCAAGAAATAGAAGCTTTGGCAGCGGGAATGAAATCCTATTCGACTTGGAGCACCAGAGATATTTTGCAGGAATGCCGCGAAGCTTGCGGTGGAAAAGGTTATTTATCTGAAAACAGAATTAATGCCTTAAAAAACGATACCGAAATTTACACCACTTTCGAAGGAGATAATACGGTCTTAATGCAATTGGTAGCTAAAAACCGTTTGTCTGAATTCAGAAAGGCATTTGGCGAAATGGGTTCTTTAGGAATCATTAATTATGTGTATGAAAATGCAAAATCTGCCATTGCTGAGAAAAATCCAATCGCAACGCGTAAAACAGATGAGGAGCATTTATTGGATGGAGCCTTTCATTTGTTGGCCTTTCAGCACAGAGAAAAAACAATTCTGGCATCGGCAGCAAAAAGAATCAAAAAACTGGTTGAAGAAGGCTTAGAAGCTTATGATGCTTTTAATGTTGTACAACATCAAATGATAGATGTAGCGCAAGCGTATTTGGAACGAGTAGTTTTAGAGCAATTTCAAGCAGCGATTCAGACGGTAGAAGATGAAAATTCTAAAGCTATCCTGATAAAACTAAATCAATTGTATGCACTTTCGCAAATAGAAAAAAATAAAGCTTGGTATCTTGAAGACGGTTATATGGAAGCAGTAAAAACGAAAGCAATCCGTAAAATGGTCAATCAGCTTTGTTGGGATATTCGTCCCGATGCTGTTGCTTTGGTAAATGCTTTTGATATTCCCGAGAGCTGTCTGGCTGCGCCAATTGCAGTAAAAAGTAATTAA
- a CDS encoding DUF6377 domain-containing protein, with amino-acid sequence MKKYLLFVFTLLICFPVYSSDSTATILNKLNDALKKKQYYVKLKEERILNFKKIKSADLTKEQEYNYNKALYAEYQKFNSDSAIFYVKKNLKIAAELQNKELSDLANLQLVSLYSSSGKYRESEGILKSIDKRKLSVTLLPTYYIAYREFFEHYAANSYNKRYIEQIQQYRDSLLTVLDPSSLNYKINKIQQEIYQKKYAVAQKKLVDLLQYQKEDNPQYAMIAYLLGSIYEGTHQLELRKKYYALSATSDIKNANKDNASLQELALVFYEVGDVDMAYKLTQSAIEDALYCNVQFRTLLMSEVYSIINTVYLEREAKRKTELQLYLLCISLLSVFLIVAVIYVYKQMKKVSKIRGELYESGQKLAELNKDITETNNQLQERNAQLSESNHIKEEYIAHFFSLCSTYINKLENYRITLNKKATAKQFDEIYKMLKSTTLVDTELEELYKNFDSIFLNLYPTFVKDFNELLIKEEQIVLKQGELLNTELRIFALIRLGITDSVKIAAFLRYSLSTIYNYRTRARNKAAVSRNDFEEMVMKIGLISLKA; translated from the coding sequence TTGAAAAAATATTTACTGTTTGTTTTCACCCTTCTCATTTGTTTTCCGGTTTACTCATCGGATAGTACAGCTACTATTTTGAATAAACTGAATGATGCTCTGAAAAAGAAGCAGTATTACGTTAAACTTAAGGAAGAACGAATTCTGAACTTCAAAAAAATTAAGTCAGCTGATTTAACCAAAGAGCAGGAGTACAATTATAACAAAGCTTTGTACGCGGAGTACCAGAAATTCAATTCAGATTCGGCTATTTTTTATGTGAAAAAGAATCTGAAAATAGCGGCTGAACTTCAAAATAAAGAACTTTCCGATTTGGCTAACCTGCAATTGGTATCGCTTTATTCCTCTTCCGGAAAATACCGTGAATCGGAAGGGATTTTAAAAAGTATCGACAAAAGAAAATTGTCGGTTACGTTGCTTCCGACCTATTACATTGCATATCGCGAGTTTTTTGAACATTATGCAGCCAACAGTTACAACAAAAGATACATAGAACAAATACAGCAGTACCGGGACTCTTTGTTGACTGTTTTAGATCCGAGCTCTTTAAATTATAAGATTAACAAAATCCAACAGGAGATTTACCAAAAAAAATATGCTGTTGCCCAAAAGAAATTAGTTGATCTATTGCAATATCAAAAAGAAGATAACCCTCAGTATGCTATGATTGCGTATCTTCTGGGGAGTATTTATGAAGGAACACATCAATTAGAATTAAGAAAAAAATACTATGCCCTTTCGGCTACCTCAGACATAAAAAATGCAAATAAAGACAATGCTTCCCTTCAGGAATTGGCATTGGTTTTTTATGAAGTGGGGGATGTAGATATGGCTTACAAACTGACGCAATCAGCTATTGAAGATGCCTTGTATTGCAATGTCCAGTTTCGTACCCTTTTGATGTCCGAAGTATATTCGATAATCAATACAGTTTATTTAGAAAGAGAGGCCAAGAGAAAAACAGAACTGCAACTTTATCTTTTATGTATCAGTTTACTCTCGGTATTTTTGATTGTCGCGGTGATTTACGTGTACAAACAAATGAAAAAGGTATCCAAAATCCGTGGAGAACTTTATGAAAGTGGTCAGAAACTAGCCGAATTAAACAAAGATATTACTGAAACCAACAATCAGTTGCAGGAACGTAATGCACAATTATCAGAATCAAATCATATTAAAGAAGAATATATTGCGCACTTTTTTAGTCTTTGTTCTACTTACATCAACAAATTAGAGAATTATCGAATCACTTTGAATAAAAAAGCTACGGCCAAACAATTTGATGAGATCTATAAAATGCTAAAATCAACTACATTGGTTGATACAGAATTGGAGGAATTATACAAAAACTTCGATAGTATTTTCTTAAACCTCTATCCAACCTTCGTAAAAGATTTTAATGAACTGCTTATTAAAGAGGAGCAGATCGTTTTAAAACAAGGAGAATTACTCAATACAGAACTTAGAATTTTTGCCTTAATCCGTCTTGGGATTACCGACAGTGTAAAAATTGCTGCTTTCCTGCGTTACTCTTTAAGTACGATTTATAATTACCGCACCAGAGCCCGAAATAAAGCCGCTGTTTCGCGAAATGATTTCGAAGAAATGGTCATGAAAATCGGTTTAATTTCCTTGAAAGCCTAA
- a CDS encoding glycoside hydrolase family 3 C-terminal domain-containing protein, which yields MFKNVKTIVVLVLWSSLGLQAQNKVPVYLDDKKPIQERVEDALLRMTTDEKIAMIHAQSKFSSPGVPRLGIPENWMTDGPHGIRTEVLWDEWDQAGWTNDSCIAFPALTALSATWNKELAALYGKSIGEEARFRNKNVLLGPGVNIYRTPLNGRNFEYMGEDPFLTSKMVVPYIKGVQSNGVAACVKHFALNNQETNRNAVNVIVDDRALYEIYLPAFKAAVQEGDAWAIMGSYNKYKGQHCCHNEFLLNDILRGEWGFKGVVISDWGGVHDTKQAIHNGLDMEFGSWTNGLSWGTSNAYDNYYLGKPYSNMIKNGEVGTKELDDKVRRILRLSFLTTMNKERPFGSFGTKEHADAGLKIAEEGIVLLQNKNNVLPIDLSKTKKIAVIGENAIKMMTVGGGSSSLKAKYEVLPLDGLKKRVGSQAEIVYARGYVGDPTSKYNGVVAKVSLEDKRSQEELTAEALKVAKDADIVLFFGGLNKSDHQDAEGHDRTELGLPYHQDQLISELLKVNKKIVFINISGNAVAMPWVKEVPGIVQGWFLGTEAGNALAAVLVGDVNPSGKLTFTFPVKLSDNGAHALGEFPGGDEVTYKESIFVGYRWADKQKAKPLFAFGHGLSYTTFEYGKVTADKKQMTAGDQITFSVKVKNTGNREGSEVVQLYISDLKSSLPRPIKELKGFEKISLKAGEEKTVTFTVDKTALSFFDDKKHDWVAEPGAFEAIIGASAVDIKSKVSFSLQ from the coding sequence ATGTTTAAAAACGTTAAGACAATTGTTGTTTTAGTTTTATGGAGTTCGTTAGGGCTTCAAGCGCAAAATAAAGTTCCGGTTTATCTGGATGATAAAAAGCCAATTCAGGAACGCGTAGAAGATGCGCTTCTGCGAATGACTACCGACGAGAAAATTGCCATGATTCATGCACAGTCTAAGTTTAGTTCGCCCGGCGTTCCTCGTTTGGGAATTCCTGAAAACTGGATGACAGACGGACCACACGGAATTCGTACGGAGGTTTTATGGGACGAGTGGGATCAGGCCGGCTGGACAAATGACTCCTGTATTGCTTTTCCTGCGCTTACCGCTCTTTCAGCTACCTGGAATAAGGAATTAGCTGCATTATACGGGAAATCAATTGGAGAAGAAGCCCGTTTCCGCAATAAAAATGTATTGTTAGGACCAGGCGTAAACATCTACAGAACGCCATTAAACGGTCGTAACTTCGAATATATGGGTGAAGATCCTTTTCTGACTTCAAAAATGGTAGTTCCTTATATCAAAGGAGTTCAGTCTAATGGAGTTGCTGCTTGTGTCAAACATTTCGCCCTAAACAATCAGGAGACCAACCGTAATGCTGTAAACGTAATTGTGGATGATCGTGCTTTATATGAAATTTATTTACCCGCTTTTAAAGCTGCCGTTCAAGAAGGTGATGCTTGGGCAATAATGGGCTCTTACAATAAATACAAAGGTCAACATTGCTGTCATAATGAGTTTTTATTGAATGATATTCTTCGTGGTGAATGGGGTTTCAAAGGTGTTGTAATTTCCGATTGGGGAGGAGTTCATGACACCAAACAAGCCATTCACAATGGTTTGGATATGGAGTTTGGTTCCTGGACAAACGGACTTTCGTGGGGAACGAGTAATGCTTACGACAACTATTATTTAGGAAAACCTTACTCAAACATGATTAAAAATGGTGAAGTAGGAACTAAAGAACTGGACGATAAAGTACGTCGTATTTTGCGTTTATCTTTCTTAACTACTATGAATAAAGAAAGACCTTTCGGCTCTTTCGGAACAAAAGAACATGCTGATGCCGGGTTAAAAATCGCCGAAGAAGGAATTGTATTACTTCAAAACAAAAATAATGTTTTGCCAATCGATCTTTCTAAAACCAAAAAAATTGCGGTAATCGGAGAAAATGCGATCAAAATGATGACCGTTGGTGGGGGAAGTTCTTCGCTTAAAGCGAAATATGAAGTTTTACCTTTAGACGGTTTGAAGAAAAGAGTAGGTTCACAAGCCGAAATTGTATATGCCCGTGGTTATGTGGGAGACCCAACCAGTAAGTACAACGGCGTAGTTGCAAAAGTTAGCTTAGAGGACAAACGTTCCCAGGAAGAGTTGACTGCCGAAGCTTTGAAGGTGGCAAAAGACGCCGATATTGTATTGTTTTTTGGAGGATTGAACAAAAGTGATCATCAGGATGCAGAAGGACATGATCGAACAGAACTAGGACTTCCGTACCATCAGGATCAATTGATTTCTGAATTGCTTAAAGTAAATAAAAAAATCGTTTTTATAAATATTTCAGGTAATGCTGTAGCGATGCCGTGGGTAAAAGAAGTTCCCGGAATTGTTCAGGGATGGTTTTTAGGTACCGAGGCCGGAAATGCTTTGGCAGCTGTTTTAGTAGGAGATGTAAATCCATCAGGAAAACTGACATTTACTTTTCCGGTAAAATTATCGGATAATGGTGCTCATGCTTTAGGAGAATTTCCGGGTGGCGATGAGGTAACCTATAAAGAAAGCATTTTTGTCGGATACCGCTGGGCAGACAAGCAAAAAGCAAAACCCTTATTTGCTTTCGGACATGGTTTAAGCTACACTACTTTTGAATATGGGAAAGTGACAGCCGACAAAAAACAAATGACAGCCGGAGATCAGATCACGTTTTCCGTAAAAGTAAAAAATACAGGAAACAGAGAAGGATCTGAAGTCGTTCAGCTCTATATCAGTGATTTGAAATCGTCTTTGCCTCGTCCGATTAAGGAATTGAAAGGTTTCGAGAAAATTTCGCTTAAAGCGGGAGAAGAGAAAACAGTAACGTTTACAGTAGATAAAACAGCTTTAAGCTTTTTTGATGATAAAAAACACGACTGGGTGGCTGAACCCGGAGCTTTCGAAGCCATAATTGGAGCTTCGGCAGTGGATATAAAATCTAAAGTGAGTTTCTCGCTTCAATAA
- a CDS encoding acyltransferase family protein, with protein sequence MSSDSLIIKPKKHYEILDGLRGVAAILVVAFHIFETFSGGNRFIQMINHGYLAVDFFFLLSGFVVAYAYDDRWEKMTQWEFYKRRLIRLQPMVIMGMIIGAALYYFQASDVLFPQIATMPVWKLILVMFVGFTLIPLTPSAEIRGWGEMHPLNGPAWSLFFEYIANILYAVLFRRFSNKVMTLFVVIFAGMFINYTVFGPKGDVIGGWSLNLEQMNIGFTRLLYPFFAGVLLSRLGKLIHIKGAFWICSLLITIVLAIPRIGDENTLWMNGIYESVCVILLFPLIVSIGAGGELKNPFSLKICKLLGAISYPIYITHYPLIYWYTAWVVDNKVALKDGYMLGIGVLIASIVLAYACLKLYDEPVRNWLQKKFQKRSVPVS encoded by the coding sequence ATGAGTTCAGATTCATTAATTATCAAACCTAAAAAGCATTACGAGATTCTTGACGGATTGCGCGGTGTTGCGGCAATTTTAGTAGTTGCTTTTCACATTTTTGAAACTTTCTCAGGCGGGAATCGTTTTATACAAATGATCAATCACGGTTATCTGGCTGTGGATTTCTTTTTTCTTTTATCGGGTTTTGTCGTTGCTTATGCGTACGACGATCGCTGGGAAAAGATGACCCAATGGGAGTTTTACAAACGACGTTTAATTCGTTTGCAACCTATGGTCATTATGGGAATGATCATTGGAGCCGCATTGTATTATTTTCAGGCTTCAGACGTTTTATTTCCGCAAATTGCAACTATGCCGGTTTGGAAACTGATTCTGGTGATGTTTGTTGGATTTACTTTAATTCCGTTGACACCATCAGCAGAGATTAGAGGTTGGGGTGAAATGCATCCACTCAACGGGCCGGCCTGGTCTTTGTTTTTTGAATATATTGCCAATATACTCTACGCGGTACTCTTTCGCAGATTTTCAAATAAAGTGATGACATTATTTGTTGTGATATTTGCCGGAATGTTTATCAATTATACTGTTTTTGGACCAAAAGGGGATGTGATTGGTGGCTGGTCTTTAAACCTGGAGCAAATGAATATTGGTTTTACCCGCTTATTGTATCCGTTTTTTGCCGGAGTTTTACTTTCCCGTTTAGGAAAATTAATTCACATAAAAGGAGCATTCTGGATCTGTAGTTTACTGATCACAATAGTATTAGCCATCCCAAGAATTGGAGACGAAAATACTTTATGGATGAATGGGATTTATGAATCCGTTTGTGTTATTTTATTATTTCCTTTAATTGTCTCTATTGGAGCCGGAGGAGAATTAAAAAATCCTTTTTCATTGAAAATCTGTAAACTTTTGGGAGCTATTTCATACCCGATTTACATTACACATTATCCGCTTATTTATTGGTATACAGCTTGGGTTGTAGATAATAAAGTTGCTTTAAAAGACGGTTATATGTTGGGAATCGGAGTTTTGATTGCCAGTATCGTATTGGCTTATGCCTGTTTGAAACTATACGATGAGCCGGTTAGGAATTGGTTGCAGAAGAAATTTCAAAAAAGAAGTGTGCCTGTTTCATAA
- a CDS encoding NADH:flavin oxidoreductase, with the protein MSTNSLFTPFHLKTLSLKNRIVMAPMTRSFSPNGIPTNDVASYYQKRAEGEVGLILSEGTVINRASSSNDANVPRFHGDAALQGWKKVIDEVHAAGGQMGPQIWHMGIMDNHHSGWVPPTPFEGPSGLNRPDFSNGNAMSEKDIEDTIIAFGKAAADAKRLGFDTIEIHGAHGYLIDQFFRAETNLRTDVYGGKTLPERNRFAIEVIKEIRKQVGEDFAVIMRFSQFKPSDYNYKLAKNPQEMEAWLTPLVDAGVDILHCSQRRFWEPEFENSDLNFAGWAKKITGKPTITVGSVGLSGDFFGAFAGESSQPTSLEELNRRFDRGDFDLVAVGRPLLSDPNWVAKIKTGKTDQLKGFSKEALGQLVLE; encoded by the coding sequence ATGAGTACAAATAGTTTATTTACTCCCTTTCACTTAAAAACTTTAAGTCTTAAAAATAGAATCGTAATGGCGCCAATGACGCGCTCTTTTTCTCCTAACGGAATCCCAACTAACGATGTAGCTTCTTACTACCAAAAAAGAGCGGAAGGCGAAGTTGGATTAATATTGTCTGAAGGAACTGTAATCAACAGAGCTTCTTCCTCAAATGATGCCAATGTACCTCGTTTTCACGGGGATGCAGCGCTGCAAGGCTGGAAAAAGGTCATCGATGAAGTTCATGCAGCCGGAGGACAAATGGGGCCTCAAATCTGGCATATGGGAATTATGGACAACCACCATTCGGGATGGGTTCCTCCTACTCCTTTTGAAGGGCCATCCGGATTAAACCGACCTGATTTTAGTAACGGAAATGCAATGTCTGAAAAAGATATTGAGGATACGATTATCGCTTTTGGAAAAGCCGCTGCAGATGCCAAAAGATTAGGTTTTGATACCATCGAAATTCACGGCGCTCACGGTTATTTAATCGATCAATTCTTCAGAGCCGAAACCAATTTACGTACCGACGTTTATGGTGGAAAAACATTGCCGGAACGTAACCGTTTTGCTATAGAAGTAATTAAAGAAATCAGAAAGCAAGTTGGAGAAGATTTCGCAGTTATAATGAGATTTTCTCAATTTAAACCTTCTGATTACAATTATAAACTGGCTAAAAATCCGCAGGAAATGGAAGCCTGGCTTACTCCTCTTGTGGATGCCGGTGTAGATATTTTACACTGTTCACAACGCCGTTTCTGGGAACCTGAGTTTGAAAATTCTGATTTGAATTTTGCAGGTTGGGCTAAGAAAATTACAGGTAAACCAACCATTACGGTAGGTTCTGTTGGATTATCAGGAGATTTTTTTGGTGCTTTTGCCGGCGAAAGTTCTCAGCCAACTTCATTAGAAGAATTAAACAGACGTTTCGACAGAGGCGATTTTGATTTGGTTGCGGTTGGAAGACCTCTTTTATCTGACCCGAATTGGGTGGCGAAAATCAAAACAGGAAAAACAGACCAGTTAAAAGGTTTTAGCAAAGAAGCTTTAGGACAATTGGTTTTGGAGTAA
- a CDS encoding ArsR/SmtB family transcription factor produces MEHIEIFKALSNKSRLQMLEWLKEPEINFPGQITAGFEHGVCVGQIQAKAGLTQSTVSEYLSILQRAGFIESKRVGQWTYYKRNEGAFEALSKIIKSNL; encoded by the coding sequence ATGGAACATATCGAAATATTCAAGGCATTGTCTAATAAATCCAGATTACAAATGCTGGAATGGTTAAAAGAACCTGAAATAAACTTCCCGGGCCAAATCACTGCAGGATTTGAACATGGGGTTTGTGTTGGGCAGATACAAGCCAAGGCAGGCCTGACACAATCAACAGTTTCTGAATATTTGTCGATTTTGCAACGTGCCGGTTTTATCGAATCCAAACGCGTTGGACAATGGACATACTACAAACGCAACGAAGGTGCCTTTGAAGCACTCAGTAAAATAATTAAATCTAATTTATAA
- a CDS encoding TlpA family protein disulfide reductase — MKKSYFILALVFFTLIHVNAQVVGTDVGDIAPEIDLPDTKGTTIALSSLRGGLVLVDFWATWCGPCLKEQPELLKLYNTYPDKLSIYGVSLDNKKANWVAMVAKLKQPWSQVSDIRYWSSPVVGDYMIQALPFNVLLDKNGVVLAKNIHGNALNEMVKSLVTTQ, encoded by the coding sequence ATGAAAAAAAGCTACTTTATTTTAGCCTTAGTATTCTTTACTCTAATCCATGTCAACGCGCAAGTTGTTGGAACTGATGTAGGAGATATTGCACCCGAAATAGACCTTCCGGACACCAAAGGAACGACAATTGCACTTTCGTCTTTAAGAGGCGGATTGGTTTTAGTTGACTTTTGGGCAACGTGGTGTGGACCATGTCTAAAAGAACAACCGGAATTACTAAAACTTTATAATACGTATCCGGATAAACTTTCTATCTATGGTGTTTCTTTAGACAATAAAAAAGCGAATTGGGTGGCAATGGTTGCGAAATTAAAACAACCTTGGTCTCAGGTTAGTGACATAAGGTATTGGAGCTCTCCTGTTGTGGGGGATTATATGATTCAGGCTTTACCATTTAATGTCTTACTGGATAAAAACGGAGTCGTATTAGCGAAGAACATTCACGGAAATGCATTGAATGAAATGGTCAAAAGCCTGGTAACAACACAATAG